A window of the Homo sapiens chromosome 18, GRCh38.p14 Primary Assembly genome harbors these coding sequences:
- the PMAIP1 gene encoding phorbol-12-myristate-13-acetate-induced protein 1 isoform 4 (isoform 4 is encoded by transcript variant 4) — MPGKKARKNAQPSPARAPAGPAGTAGTARDQAGFAIGMQLRFTRGKKLLSSSLSSSPLALPRGHEEQVQV, encoded by the exons ATGCCTGGGAAGAAGGCGCGCAAGAACGCTCAACCGAGCCCCGCGCGGGCTCCAGCAG GACCGGCGGGTACGGCGGGTACGGCGAGGGACCAAGCCGGATTTGCGATTGGGATGCAGCTGCGTTTCACCAGGGGCAAAAagctcctttcctcctctctttcctcctcgCCACTTGCCCTTCCCCGGGGCCACGAGGAACAAGTGCAAGTGTAG